A stretch of Chitinophagaceae bacterium DNA encodes these proteins:
- a CDS encoding thioredoxin domain-containing protein has product MATTGKKTNRLINESSPYLIQHAYNPVDWYPWGEEALQKAKTENKVILVSIGYSACHWCHVMERESFEDETVAQLMNEHFVCIKIDREERPDIDHIYMDAVQAISGSGGWPLNVFLTPDKKPFYGGTYFPPVKAYQQSSWTDVLHAVKQAWTERRGEMIDQAENLTDHLQRSNSFGGFTNAVKQPLTDQKALKEQLDLIFKNIMKAADTAWGGFGKAPKFPQTQTIQFLLQYHHYTGNKEALGQALLSVDKMLQGGIYDHLGGGMARYSTDYEWLAPHFEKMLYDNALLINVLCDAFQVTKDPAYEKAIKQTIGFITNEFSNGQGGFFSALDADSEGEEGKYYVWHKTEVEEILGPDTEIFCDFFNISETGNWEGRNILRILKKTSDFAGENGFGIDEFDSKITACKQLLLLKRNERVKPQLDDKVLLGWNALMITALCKAGAALGESQYIALAEKCFQFLAGNMLKNKEGIEFLHTCKNGKAAYPAFLDDYAFLIQSCIYLQETTSNSTYLVWAQRLVDHVTSNFAEPGTGYFFFTGVDQNDVIVRKKEVYDGATPSGNSVMADNLFYLAIIFDRQDLHQIAVKALDALNDAIVNYPTSFATWATLIMRKLYGIKEIVIAGNEFEGGRDMLLRSYLPNKIVQCAAAENVLFPLLKGKNFNAGIAVYLCKNHECLAPVHSVEDLYVQLHIVENN; this is encoded by the coding sequence ATGGCAACTACCGGAAAAAAGACAAACAGGCTGATCAACGAAAGCAGTCCTTACCTGATTCAGCATGCATATAACCCGGTTGACTGGTATCCCTGGGGAGAGGAGGCTTTGCAAAAAGCTAAGACAGAAAATAAGGTAATTCTCGTCAGCATTGGTTATTCTGCATGTCACTGGTGCCATGTTATGGAAAGGGAAAGTTTTGAGGATGAAACGGTCGCTCAACTGATGAACGAACATTTCGTATGTATCAAGATCGACCGGGAGGAAAGACCCGATATTGATCACATTTATATGGACGCCGTACAGGCAATTTCCGGAAGCGGTGGATGGCCCCTGAATGTATTTCTTACGCCCGATAAGAAGCCCTTTTATGGCGGAACCTATTTTCCCCCGGTAAAAGCTTATCAGCAGTCTTCGTGGACAGATGTCCTGCATGCTGTAAAACAAGCCTGGACGGAAAGAAGGGGTGAAATGATTGATCAGGCAGAAAACTTAACAGATCATCTTCAGAGGTCCAACAGTTTTGGCGGATTTACGAATGCTGTAAAACAGCCACTAACGGATCAAAAGGCTCTAAAAGAACAACTGGATCTGATCTTTAAAAATATAATGAAGGCAGCAGACACAGCGTGGGGAGGGTTTGGTAAAGCGCCTAAATTCCCTCAAACCCAAACCATTCAGTTTTTGCTGCAATACCACCATTATACGGGAAATAAAGAAGCCCTTGGCCAGGCACTACTTTCGGTTGACAAAATGCTGCAGGGAGGGATCTATGATCACCTGGGCGGAGGTATGGCCAGGTACAGCACCGATTATGAATGGCTGGCTCCCCATTTTGAAAAAATGCTTTATGACAATGCCCTGCTGATAAATGTACTCTGCGATGCTTTCCAGGTCACAAAAGATCCTGCTTATGAAAAAGCAATAAAACAAACCATTGGTTTTATTACAAATGAATTTAGTAACGGTCAGGGTGGTTTTTTTTCAGCACTGGATGCCGATTCCGAAGGAGAAGAAGGCAAATATTATGTTTGGCATAAAACGGAGGTGGAAGAGATACTTGGCCCCGATACTGAAATTTTTTGTGATTTTTTTAACATATCAGAAACGGGAAACTGGGAGGGCAGGAACATACTGCGAATCTTAAAAAAAACCAGTGATTTTGCAGGTGAAAACGGGTTTGGGATTGATGAGTTCGATAGTAAAATTACTGCCTGTAAACAGCTTTTGTTGTTAAAGCGCAACGAAAGGGTAAAACCCCAGCTGGATGATAAGGTACTGCTGGGTTGGAATGCATTGATGATAACAGCCTTGTGTAAGGCTGGCGCAGCGTTGGGAGAAAGTCAATATATTGCTTTGGCAGAAAAATGCTTTCAGTTTTTAGCCGGTAATATGCTTAAGAATAAGGAGGGTATTGAATTTCTTCATACCTGTAAAAACGGGAAGGCAGCATACCCGGCCTTTCTTGATGACTATGCTTTTCTGATCCAGTCCTGTATTTACCTCCAGGAGACCACATCCAATAGCACCTACCTGGTTTGGGCACAAAGACTGGTTGATCATGTTACCAGCAATTTTGCTGAACCCGGGACAGGTTATTTTTTCTTTACTGGGGTGGATCAAAACGACGTAATTGTACGCAAAAAAGAAGTGTATGATGGAGCTACTCCATCCGGAAACAGCGTGATGGCTGATAATCTATTCTATTTAGCAATCATATTTGACAGGCAGGATCTGCACCAAATAGCTGTAAAAGCACTTGATGCATTGAATGATGCCATCGTAAATTACCCGACTTCCTTCGCCACTTGGGCAACATTGATAATGAGGAAGTTATATGGTATAAAGGAGATCGTAATAGCCGGAAACGAATTCGAGGGGGGCAGGGACATGCTGCTAAGGAGTTATCTGCCCAATAAAATAGTTCAGTGTGCAGCTGCCGAAAATGTACTTTTCCCATTATTAAAAGGTAAAAATTTCAATGCAGGAATTGCTGTTTACCTATGTAAGAACCACGAGTGCCTGGCACCCGTTCATTCAGTTGAAGACCTGTATGTTCAGCTTCATATTGTGGAGAATAACTAA
- a CDS encoding SUMF1/EgtB/PvdO family nonheme iron enzyme: protein MKYRLFYLIAVIAISSTTTSCKKSGSKSSGGYATDKGQLIGVAPSSKWSLPKPPGMVYIPPGTFHMGASDEDLSYALTARNKSVSISGFWMDATEITNNEYRQFTNWVRDSIAAKLMGFVKQGSDGNEYIDWQKARTIKWGDKATMEKIDAIIVTPDNRIFGKKEIDATKIVYQSEIFDYKAAAQNKDATVPRSKFIIKKNIPVYPDSLSWVRDFAYSYNEPMAKKYFSHPAFGNFPVVGVNWKQATAFCEWRTHYLNAYLESKKRAAEVDFRLPTEAEWEYAARGGRSQADYPWGGYYLRNKKGCLLANFKPGRGNYPEDGGFYTVRADAYWPNDFGLYNMAGNVAEWTSSLYYEGAYSFQHDMNPDIRYNAKETDKPRDKRKVLRGGSWKDVGYLLRTGTRAYEYQDTAKSYIGFRCVIDLPPAQKKGKK from the coding sequence ATGAAGTACAGGCTGTTCTATCTGATAGCTGTTATAGCTATCTCATCTACAACAACCAGTTGTAAAAAATCCGGTAGCAAATCAAGTGGTGGTTATGCTACTGACAAAGGCCAACTGATCGGTGTTGCCCCCTCTTCTAAATGGAGCTTACCGAAACCTCCCGGCATGGTTTATATTCCACCAGGAACATTTCATATGGGTGCAAGTGACGAGGACCTGAGTTATGCGCTTACTGCCCGTAATAAATCTGTTTCTATCAGTGGATTCTGGATGGATGCAACGGAGATAACCAATAATGAATACCGCCAGTTCACAAACTGGGTCAGGGATTCTATCGCTGCAAAGCTTATGGGTTTTGTTAAGCAGGGTTCAGATGGAAACGAATACATCGACTGGCAGAAAGCGAGGACGATCAAGTGGGGTGATAAAGCAACCATGGAAAAAATAGATGCCATTATCGTTACGCCCGATAACCGCATATTCGGTAAAAAAGAGATTGATGCAACCAAAATAGTTTATCAATCTGAGATTTTCGACTACAAAGCTGCTGCACAGAACAAAGATGCTACAGTACCGCGTTCTAAGTTCATCATTAAGAAAAACATACCTGTTTATCCGGACTCACTTTCCTGGGTCAGGGATTTTGCTTACTCGTACAATGAGCCAATGGCAAAAAAATATTTCAGCCACCCTGCATTTGGAAATTTCCCGGTTGTGGGTGTGAACTGGAAACAGGCTACTGCTTTCTGCGAATGGAGAACTCATTATCTCAATGCCTACCTTGAGTCTAAGAAAAGGGCTGCTGAAGTTGACTTCAGACTTCCTACAGAGGCCGAATGGGAGTATGCTGCAAGAGGCGGACGTTCCCAGGCCGATTATCCCTGGGGTGGTTATTACCTTCGTAACAAGAAAGGTTGCTTACTGGCAAACTTCAAGCCGGGAAGAGGTAACTATCCGGAAGATGGCGGATTTTACACCGTGCGTGCTGATGCATACTGGCCGAACGATTTCGGACTATATAACATGGCAGGAAACGTAGCGGAATGGACATCTTCTTTGTATTATGAAGGCGCTTATAGCTTCCAGCATGATATGAATCCGGACATTCGTTATAATGCCAAGGAAACAGATAAACCACGTGACAAGCGTAAAGTATTACGTGGTGGAAGCTGGAAAGATGTAGGTTATCTTTTACGGACCGGAACAAGAGCTTACGAATACCAGGATACAGCAAAATCTTACATTGGCTTTCGTTGTGTAATTGATTTGCCTCCGGCTCAGAAAAAGGGCAAAAAGTAA
- the gldL gene encoding gliding motility protein GldL: protein MAHRKRTFLTLIDVLVSAGAAVIIFAAWAKLTHQSYADMMLTIGMWTETAIFLVYAAIEWVKPKHHEEDDQPDDVIENPSLQSMDKMLQQADITPTSLKKLGEGFQKLQGTVGNMTEIGDVVKNTGDFSNKTKEATAALGNMTTAFASSAATMGSFSNAAESAKGFHEQVQVLTKNLGSLNTIYELELKESNNHLKSLNTFYGKLAEASQTMMGTVEDAGKAKEQIGVLANNLGKLNAVYGNMLSAMQGR, encoded by the coding sequence ATGGCTCACAGAAAAAGAACCTTCTTAACCCTAATTGATGTATTGGTAAGTGCCGGTGCCGCAGTAATTATCTTTGCTGCCTGGGCAAAACTTACTCACCAGTCTTACGCCGATATGATGTTAACTATTGGTATGTGGACAGAAACAGCGATCTTCCTTGTTTATGCAGCCATTGAGTGGGTTAAACCAAAGCATCATGAAGAAGACGACCAGCCAGACGATGTAATTGAGAATCCTTCTTTACAGTCAATGGATAAAATGTTACAGCAGGCAGATATCACACCAACAAGTCTTAAAAAATTAGGAGAAGGCTTTCAAAAGTTACAGGGTACTGTGGGCAATATGACCGAGATCGGCGATGTGGTTAAAAACACCGGCGATTTCAGTAACAAGACAAAAGAAGCTACGGCTGCACTGGGTAATATGACCACGGCGTTTGCAAGCAGCGCCGCCACAATGGGCAGCTTCAGCAATGCTGCGGAAAGTGCCAAAGGGTTCCATGAGCAGGTACAGGTCTTAACAAAGAACCTGGGGTCGTTGAATACCATTTACGAACTGGAATTGAAAGAAAGTAATAATCACCTTAAGTCGCTGAATACATTCTACGGAAAACTGGCAGAAGCCAGCCAGACCATGATGGGCACCGTGGAAGATGCAGGCAAAGCAAAAGAGCAGATCGGTGTTCTTGCCAATAACCTGGGTAAACTGAACGCAGTTTATGGCAACATGCTCAGCGCCATGCAGGGCCGTTAA
- the gldM gene encoding gliding motility protein GldM, protein MALPREPRQKMINIMYLVLTAILALNVSNEVIEAFKTVDKSLQSSNASISSSSNILYKSLSEMLSKDETKVQAAIWQPKAEQAKAYAASLDTYINELKVELKKGAGLVIKEDGKEDFKEDNLDASTRLFETNGKGNELKAKLEDFKKKILALDPKIQAKFENNFPVSTEGVEGKEGKKDFTTGFFHMTPTVAALTILSKFQNNIKNVENQVVTYCASQVGAVEVHMDEVGVLVGQNSNYLMPGQELVVTAGVGAYSSTVKSNISINGSPVALVAGQGEYKTKVSGSGKHTIQISGSFTNEQGKQIPISKTVEYVVGVPGGAAVMLDKMNVFYIGVENPITISSGSGWDKTTVSMAGGTIAGTGSNRVVTVTTPGAASITVTADGKSSKFDFRVKVVPDPVFKVASGKPRMPSVEFKNQQYCRAELEKFDFDTRFSIVSATVYFSGAGFPSVATSSINGNNLAPIASFLTRCGPGSVVTFDNIKVTGPGGQRTIEGRSFALY, encoded by the coding sequence ATGGCTTTACCTAGAGAGCCCCGGCAAAAGATGATCAACATTATGTACTTGGTGTTGACCGCTATCCTTGCGCTGAACGTATCAAATGAAGTGATAGAGGCCTTTAAAACGGTGGATAAAAGTCTGCAAAGTTCCAATGCAAGCATATCAAGTTCCAGCAATATTTTGTATAAATCACTTTCGGAAATGCTGTCTAAGGATGAGACGAAAGTACAGGCAGCCATATGGCAACCCAAGGCTGAACAGGCAAAGGCTTATGCGGCCTCACTGGATACATATATAAATGAACTGAAAGTGGAATTAAAAAAAGGAGCAGGGTTGGTTATTAAAGAAGACGGGAAAGAAGATTTTAAAGAAGATAACCTCGACGCATCAACCCGCCTGTTTGAAACAAACGGAAAAGGTAATGAGTTAAAGGCAAAACTGGAAGATTTCAAAAAGAAGATCCTTGCACTGGATCCAAAGATCCAGGCCAAGTTTGAAAATAATTTCCCCGTTAGTACAGAAGGAGTGGAAGGAAAAGAAGGTAAAAAGGATTTTACAACAGGTTTTTTCCACATGACCCCAACAGTAGCAGCATTGACTATTTTGAGTAAGTTTCAGAACAATATCAAGAACGTAGAGAACCAGGTGGTTACTTATTGTGCCAGCCAGGTGGGGGCTGTAGAAGTTCATATGGACGAAGTAGGTGTATTGGTTGGTCAAAATTCTAATTACTTAATGCCTGGCCAGGAATTGGTTGTTACAGCAGGCGTAGGAGCTTACAGCTCTACAGTAAAGAGTAATATTTCTATTAATGGGAGCCCGGTAGCTCTTGTCGCCGGACAGGGGGAGTATAAAACAAAAGTTAGTGGATCAGGCAAGCATACCATACAGATCAGCGGGAGTTTTACAAACGAACAAGGTAAGCAGATCCCAATAAGTAAAACCGTTGAATACGTGGTTGGTGTTCCGGGCGGTGCAGCCGTAATGCTGGATAAAATGAATGTATTTTATATTGGTGTAGAAAACCCGATAACCATATCATCGGGCTCAGGCTGGGATAAAACAACCGTATCAATGGCCGGTGGAACCATAGCAGGAACCGGGTCAAACCGTGTTGTTACGGTTACAACTCCAGGGGCTGCAAGTATAACAGTGACTGCGGACGGAAAATCAAGTAAGTTTGATTTCCGGGTTAAAGTAGTTCCTGATCCTGTATTTAAAGTAGCCTCCGGCAAGCCCAGGATGCCATCCGTTGAATTCAAGAACCAGCAATACTGCCGTGCCGAACTTGAAAAATTTGATTTTGATACACGGTTCAGCATTGTAAGTGCTACTGTTTATTTTTCCGGTGCCGGTTTCCCAAGTGTGGCTACTTCTTCAATTAATGGAAACAATTTAGCGCCGATTGCTTCGTTTTTAACAAGGTGCGGTCCGGGTTCAGTAGTTACGTTTGACAATATTAAAGTGACAGGCCCCGGTGGACAGAGAACAATTGAAGGAAGATCATTCGCCCTATATTAA
- the gldN gene encoding gliding motility protein GldN produces the protein MKMQLFKYLALAICFSMFAGVVEAQQKKKTTRTATKRTTTRKTAKSKTKATINPTAPVTDTVKAVAVVPPPPPPINDSLPVPVIKKSLRPDEAVETTMLKDRTPLVYENLRADDAIYRHKIWREIDAREKINQTFMYTANENNGNQRFISILLKAIDDSAVTVFSSIDDRFTTPMTKAEVAKAIGGDSVPVPQYDTAGNLIGTIYKRAEVNLDSFYRFRVKEEVIFDKESSRLFWRILGIAPVKDVITSMGVNLGPTELFWVYYPDMRPILARYEVYNGKNYGGRMSWEDLFESRMFYGRIIKSSIDNPLDRMIRDYPGLKERGILQLLEGENIKEKIFNYEQDLWSY, from the coding sequence ATGAAAATGCAATTATTTAAATACCTGGCATTGGCAATTTGCTTTAGCATGTTTGCAGGTGTTGTGGAGGCTCAACAGAAGAAAAAGACAACAAGGACAGCCACCAAGCGGACTACAACACGTAAAACAGCCAAGTCAAAAACAAAGGCTACCATCAACCCTACAGCACCCGTAACGGATACGGTAAAAGCGGTTGCCGTGGTTCCACCGCCACCACCACCCATAAATGACAGTCTGCCGGTACCGGTCATTAAAAAGTCATTGAGGCCGGATGAAGCGGTTGAGACAACCATGCTGAAGGACAGAACTCCATTGGTTTATGAAAACCTCCGTGCCGATGATGCCATTTACCGTCATAAAATATGGAGGGAAATAGATGCCAGGGAAAAAATTAACCAGACTTTCATGTATACCGCCAACGAGAACAACGGTAACCAGCGGTTCATTTCCATACTGCTGAAAGCAATTGATGACAGTGCAGTAACTGTTTTTAGCAGCATTGACGACAGGTTTACCACACCCATGACAAAGGCAGAAGTTGCTAAAGCAATTGGTGGTGATTCTGTACCGGTTCCTCAATACGATACAGCCGGTAACCTGATTGGTACCATATACAAAAGGGCTGAAGTAAATCTCGATTCATTTTACAGGTTCAGGGTTAAAGAGGAAGTGATCTTCGACAAAGAAAGTTCCCGCCTTTTCTGGAGGATATTAGGAATAGCTCCGGTTAAAGACGTTATAACATCAATGGGTGTTAACCTGGGTCCCACAGAATTATTCTGGGTTTATTACCCGGATATGCGCCCGATATTAGCCCGGTATGAGGTTTATAATGGCAAAAACTATGGGGGCCGTATGAGTTGGGAAGACCTCTTCGAAAGCCGTATGTTCTATGGTCGCATTATTAAGAGCTCCATTGATAATCCGCTGGACAGAATGATCAGGGATTATCCCGGTCTGAAAGAAAGAGGTATTTTACAGTTACTGGAAGGGGAGAATATCAAAGAGAAGATATTTAATTACGAACAGGATCTGTGGAGTTACTAA
- a CDS encoding excinuclease ABC subunit C: MTHKEFTDIASSIPVEPGIYKYYNVTNELLYVGKAKNLRKRVGSYFSRTFTSYKTHELVKRIHHIEFTIVDNEQDAFLLENTLIKENQPKFNINLKDDKSYPFIVIKNERFPRVFFTRRKIHDGSQYLGPYTSVERARELLDFIRQTISLRTCKLNLTENNIRKGKFKVCLEYHLGNCKGPCEGLQTAEDYNEDLQQLINILKGNLGPVIQHFKKEMKQLAENMEFEKAAVLKKKLEHLQNYRSRSSVVNTRIGTVDVFSILEEGNIAYVNYLSIHAGSVVRTKTITLEKHLDETAAEVLAFAAARLRENFESNSTEIIVPFAIEYPEKGITVTIPRSGDKKKLLALSEKNVNHFRDELRKKQILNLGERSTGEKSRLLEQLQKDLSLPAVPLHIECFDNSNLQGSYPVSAMVCFTNGEPDKAEYRRFKVKTVTGINDFASMKEVVYRRYKRLLDENKPLPQLIIIDGGKGQLSAAMQSIHELKLPGTTSVVGLAKNEEEIFFPGDSQSLKLPWDSESLKLVRRIRDEVHNYGIAFHRNLRSKGTFKNELEQIKGIGKATTDLLLKKFRSIKVIREKSREEIAQVIGNAKATLVTEYFRGKQ; encoded by the coding sequence ATGACTCACAAAGAATTCACGGACATTGCTTCCTCCATCCCGGTTGAACCGGGAATCTACAAGTATTACAACGTTACCAATGAACTGCTGTACGTTGGAAAGGCAAAAAATCTCCGTAAACGGGTCGGTTCTTACTTTTCCAGGACATTTACCAGTTATAAAACCCACGAGCTGGTAAAGCGTATCCATCACATTGAATTTACGATCGTTGACAATGAACAGGATGCTTTTTTGCTGGAGAATACATTGATAAAAGAGAATCAGCCAAAATTCAATATCAACCTCAAGGATGACAAAAGTTATCCCTTCATCGTAATAAAAAATGAGCGCTTTCCCCGGGTGTTTTTCACCCGAAGAAAGATACATGATGGATCCCAATACCTGGGGCCGTATACCTCTGTTGAACGGGCCAGGGAACTGCTTGATTTTATCAGGCAAACCATTTCACTGCGTACCTGCAAACTGAACCTGACAGAAAACAATATCAGGAAAGGGAAGTTTAAAGTTTGTCTCGAATATCACCTGGGCAATTGCAAGGGACCCTGTGAAGGCCTGCAAACAGCAGAGGATTATAATGAGGATCTGCAGCAGCTTATCAATATTTTAAAAGGCAACCTCGGTCCGGTGATACAGCATTTTAAAAAAGAAATGAAGCAGCTTGCTGAAAATATGGAATTTGAAAAAGCCGCCGTCCTCAAAAAAAAACTCGAACATCTTCAAAACTACCGGTCCAGGTCTTCCGTAGTAAATACCCGGATAGGAACCGTGGACGTTTTTTCAATACTGGAAGAAGGGAACATCGCTTATGTCAACTACCTGTCCATTCATGCAGGCTCCGTTGTAAGAACCAAAACCATCACCCTGGAAAAACACCTGGATGAAACAGCCGCAGAAGTATTGGCCTTTGCTGCTGCCCGGCTAAGAGAAAATTTCGAAAGCAACTCAACAGAAATCATCGTGCCCTTTGCCATTGAATACCCCGAAAAAGGTATCACAGTTACCATACCCCGGAGCGGCGACAAAAAAAAATTACTGGCTCTTTCAGAAAAGAATGTCAATCATTTCAGGGACGAGCTCCGGAAAAAGCAAATACTCAACCTGGGAGAAAGATCCACCGGCGAAAAATCAAGGCTTTTGGAACAGCTGCAGAAGGATCTTTCACTTCCGGCAGTTCCTTTGCACATTGAGTGCTTTGATAACTCAAACCTGCAGGGAAGTTACCCGGTTTCGGCAATGGTATGTTTTACAAATGGTGAACCAGACAAAGCGGAATACAGGCGGTTTAAAGTAAAAACAGTAACAGGCATCAATGATTTTGCCTCCATGAAAGAAGTGGTATACAGGCGCTACAAACGGCTTTTGGACGAAAATAAGCCGCTTCCCCAACTGATCATCATTGATGGCGGGAAAGGGCAGTTAAGTGCTGCCATGCAAAGCATCCATGAATTAAAACTGCCAGGAACCACCTCTGTGGTCGGGCTTGCTAAAAATGAGGAGGAGATCTTCTTCCCGGGAGACAGCCAATCACTTAAACTGCCCTGGGACAGTGAAAGCCTGAAACTGGTGCGGCGCATCAGGGACGAGGTACACAATTACGGCATCGCGTTTCACCGAAACCTGAGAAGCAAGGGTACTTTTAAGAACGAACTGGAACAGATAAAGGGTATCGGGAAAGCGACCACAGACCTGTTGTTGAAAAAGTTCAGATCAATAAAGGTCATCAGAGAAAAATCCCGGGAAGAAATAGCGCAGGTGATCGGGAATGCTAAAGCCACCCTGGTCACTGAATATTTCAGGGGAAAACAATAA
- a CDS encoding outer membrane beta-barrel protein, with the protein MESNYYTDEFEQLIKEKADQFRMYPSKRVWHSIYNNLHPSRRWPSYVISILFFTSLMLVGYLNTSDNSANTKFGKGRSSSALADNNASKNKDLITKNSSDRVNTNNVNYTLTGPGAFTTQAPVKNETGKEPGLISVPSEKSLATSPVPGNNNRRQPVQELAKSNNSNQLVAGIATSDNKDMQKVINPPATTKVTGEEETDERDAVQITGTMEAIASIKTTVEGTNAASLKKEDKHVADTDEKSISLQTNTDKQQEKSWIENFALQNKPAGSKWKSRLDYEFYATPAVNYRKLTTDSKGSAAPFATTGDINKSISQKPGLGIEAGAGISYAFAKNLRLKAGIQFNYTSYNINADQTNHPILTSILLTDPATGYSYPAPRTSTIANAYDNNALQPVTLHNRTYQVSIPVGLAYKLSSHRNVEWFAGATVQPSYIFGGNAHLISSDLKNYVSDPSSIRNWNLNLGFETFMNYKFGAYSLRVGPQVRYQVYSTYRKDIALIEKPYAVGLKIGLVKGF; encoded by the coding sequence ATGGAGAGCAATTATTACACAGATGAATTTGAGCAACTGATCAAGGAAAAGGCAGATCAGTTCAGGATGTATCCATCCAAACGGGTATGGCATAGCATCTACAATAACCTGCATCCCAGCCGCAGGTGGCCATCTTATGTTATAAGCATCCTCTTTTTCACTTCATTGATGCTGGTAGGCTACCTGAATACCAGTGACAATTCTGCCAATACTAAATTCGGAAAAGGCAGATCATCATCAGCCCTCGCAGATAACAACGCATCAAAAAATAAGGACTTAATCACTAAAAATTCTTCAGACCGGGTAAATACCAATAACGTCAATTACACTTTAACCGGCCCTGGTGCATTCACTACACAGGCACCGGTAAAGAATGAGACAGGGAAAGAACCTGGCTTGATTTCCGTTCCTTCTGAAAAATCTCTGGCAACCAGCCCTGTTCCGGGGAACAACAACAGGAGGCAACCTGTTCAGGAACTAGCCAAGAGCAACAATTCAAACCAATTGGTTGCCGGCATAGCCACTTCGGATAACAAGGATATGCAGAAAGTAATCAACCCACCTGCTACAACCAAAGTAACCGGCGAAGAAGAAACAGATGAACGTGATGCTGTACAGATTACCGGAACCATGGAGGCCATTGCTTCCATAAAAACAACAGTAGAAGGAACAAATGCAGCCAGCCTGAAAAAAGAGGACAAACATGTTGCTGATACAGATGAAAAGAGCATCAGCCTGCAAACTAATACCGATAAGCAGCAGGAAAAATCCTGGATCGAGAATTTTGCCTTGCAGAACAAACCAGCGGGCAGTAAATGGAAAAGCCGTTTAGATTACGAATTTTATGCCACACCGGCTGTGAATTACCGGAAACTAACCACGGACTCCAAAGGTTCTGCGGCGCCATTTGCAACAACAGGTGATATCAATAAATCGATCAGTCAGAAACCCGGATTGGGAATTGAAGCCGGTGCAGGTATATCGTATGCTTTTGCAAAAAACCTCAGGCTGAAGGCAGGTATACAGTTTAACTATACAAGTTATAACATCAATGCCGACCAGACCAATCACCCGATCCTGACATCTATTTTACTGACAGATCCCGCTACCGGTTATTCTTACCCGGCGCCCCGTACATCTACCATCGCAAACGCTTATGATAATAATGCGCTGCAGCCTGTAACCTTGCATAACCGCACGTACCAGGTATCAATACCGGTTGGGCTGGCTTATAAATTATCCAGCCACAGGAATGTAGAATGGTTTGCGGGAGCAACCGTTCAGCCATCTTATATATTTGGCGGCAATGCACACCTGATATCCTCCGATCTTAAAAATTATGTTTCGGATCCTTCCTCCATCCGGAACTGGAACCTGAACCTGGGATTTGAGACATTCATGAATTACAAGTTTGGTGCTTACAGCCTCCGGGTGGGCCCACAGGTCCGCTACCAGGTATATTCAACTTACCGCAAGGATATAGCATTGATCGAAAAACCATACGCTGTAGGTCTTAAGATCGGCCTTGTAAAAGGTTTTTGA
- a CDS encoding sigma-70 family RNA polymerase sigma factor translates to MTEELMLAGCIRNNATAQEALYNRFSPRMLGVCYRFAKNREDAEDMLQEGFIKVFTQIHQYRNEGALEGWIRRIIVHTCINILKKNKKFSESVDIIHANSVHVKEEMIPSIMQAKQVVECIRTLPLGYRTVLNLYAIEGYSHKEIADMLDIEESTSRSQYTRAKAMLEEILIRKKIIQKPQKKTTFFGAVSPG, encoded by the coding sequence ATGACCGAAGAGCTCATGCTGGCCGGGTGTATAAGGAATAATGCCACTGCACAGGAGGCATTGTACAACCGTTTTAGCCCCAGGATGCTGGGTGTTTGCTATCGTTTTGCCAAAAACCGGGAGGATGCAGAAGATATGCTGCAGGAAGGTTTCATCAAGGTTTTTACGCAGATACATCAATACAGGAACGAGGGTGCACTGGAAGGATGGATAAGAAGGATCATTGTTCATACCTGTATCAACATTCTTAAAAAGAACAAGAAGTTTTCCGAAAGTGTGGACATTATACATGCAAACAGTGTTCATGTAAAAGAAGAGATGATCCCTTCCATCATGCAGGCAAAACAGGTGGTAGAATGCATACGAACCCTGCCGTTGGGATACCGGACCGTGCTTAACCTGTATGCCATTGAAGGTTATTCGCATAAGGAAATTGCAGACATGCTGGATATTGAGGAGAGCACCAGCCGTAGCCAGTATACAAGGGCAAAGGCCATGCTGGAGGAGATATTGATCAGGAAAAAGATCATTCAGAAGCCGCAGAAAAAAACAACTTTTTTTGGAGCAGTTTCGCCGGGTTAG